CGCGGACATCGACGACGGCGGCCGTGGCGCGCCTCCGTTCACCGTGCGCGGGCACGGCGGACTGCCGGGCGGCACGGTGGGCCTCGACTCGAGCGCCTCCAGCCAGTTCCTGTCGGCGCTGCTGCTGGCCGGCCCCGCGTTCGACGCGGGGGTGACGGTGCGGCTGAGCGGCGGGACCCCGCCGAGCGAGCCGCACATCGCGATGACCCTGGACATGCTGCGCCGGTTCGGCGCGGCGCCGGAACGCGACGGTCAGGAGTTCCGCGTCGGCCCGGCGCGGCTGTCCTGCCCGGACTTCACGGTCGAGCCGGACCTGTCCACGGCGGCGCCGTTCGTGGTCGCCGCGGCGGCCGCCGGCGGCACGGTACGCGTCGCCGGCTGGCCGGAGTACTCCACCCAGCCGGGTGACTGGCTGCGCAGCCTGCTGGTGGAACTGGGCCAGCGGGTGGAGCTGACCGCCGAGGGCCTGACGGTCACCGGTACGGGCGAGATCCCGGGCGCCCGGCTCGACCTGCACGAGGTGGGCGAGCTGACCCCGGTGATCGCCGCGTTGCTGTGCTTCGCCGACGGCCCCTCGGTGATCTCCGGGGTCGCGCACCTGCGCGGGCACGAGACCGACCGGCTGGCCGCGCTCGCGACCGAGCTGTCCGCGCTGGGCGCCGGGGTGACCGAGACCGCGGACGGCCTGGCGATCACCCCGGCCCCGCTGCACGGCGGTGTGTTCCACACCTACGAGGACCACCGGCTGGTGATGGCCGGTGCGGTGCTGGGGCTGCGGGTGCCCGGCGTGGAGGTGGAGGACCCGGCGAC
The sequence above is a segment of the Amycolatopsis viridis genome. Coding sequences within it:
- the aroA gene encoding 3-phosphoshikimate 1-carboxyvinyltransferase, with product MSQSTASPPTWTAPVAPGPLDATVRVPGSKSITNRAFVLAALADGPTLVRAPLDSRDARLMLGALEALGGGWERQGDDVLVRPLGGGPAGPVSVALGNAGTVARFTPALAGLGSAPVTFDGDEAIRRRPIAPLLGALREAGADIDDGGRGAPPFTVRGHGGLPGGTVGLDSSASSQFLSALLLAGPAFDAGVTVRLSGGTPPSEPHIAMTLDMLRRFGAAPERDGQEFRVGPARLSCPDFTVEPDLSTAAPFVVAAAAAGGTVRVAGWPEYSTQPGDWLRSLLVELGQRVELTAEGLTVTGTGEIPGARLDLHEVGELTPVIAALLCFADGPSVISGVAHLRGHETDRLAALATELSALGAGVTETADGLAITPAPLHGGVFHTYEDHRLVMAGAVLGLRVPGVEVEDPATVGKTFPGFTAAWTAMLSR